One Mangrovimonas cancribranchiae DNA segment encodes these proteins:
- a CDS encoding MarR family transcriptional regulator, with product MGDISKDINSSFKDNRSKALINILYTANWISAKQNTFFAQFGLSPQQYNILRILRGADEPLTMQTVKSRMIERAPNATRLTDKLCAKQLIERIPSKTDRRVVQVVITDSGRQLLKDISEDFNDDWLKKITQKEASQLSDLLDKLR from the coding sequence ATGGGAGATATTTCAAAAGATATTAACTCGTCTTTTAAAGATAATCGGTCTAAAGCGTTAATCAATATTTTGTATACCGCAAATTGGATTTCGGCTAAGCAAAACACGTTTTTTGCACAATTTGGGCTATCGCCACAACAGTACAATATTTTACGCATACTACGTGGTGCAGACGAGCCATTAACAATGCAAACAGTAAAATCTAGAATGATTGAACGTGCACCTAACGCCACACGACTAACCGATAAATTATGTGCAAAACAATTAATAGAACGTATACCTTCTAAAACTGATAGAAGGGTAGTTCAGGTAGTCATTACGGACTCTGGACGACAACTTTTAAAAGATATTTCAGAAGACTTTAATGACGATTGGTTAAAAAAAATCACACAAAAAGAAGCATCGCAACTAAGCGACTTATTAGATAAATTAAGATAA
- a CDS encoding CPBP family intramembrane glutamic endopeptidase — MYIAQVFNVLHDWWRYLVGFLIVVAAVIVGQIPFTAVAIYKAMDSGSNLFEMNEAEMMSILEPNLNLFLMLLSFAAGLVGVFFAVRMLHKQTITKLTTARPKIDWKRFWFAFLFWGILSTGMTLLDYFYLSPDNYVLNFQLVPFLILCVIAIIMIPLQTSFEEYLFRGYLMQGLGVLTKTKWVPLLTTSLVFGLLHIANPEVKQLGYIIMIYYIGTGLFLGIMTLMDDGLELALGFHAANNLFTALLVTADWTAFQTYSVLKDTSQPTTAGFIDVFMPVFILFPILLFIFAKKYKWTNWKDKLWGSVEAPKQQDETTTTL; from the coding sequence ATGTATATAGCACAAGTGTTTAATGTATTGCACGATTGGTGGCGATATTTAGTAGGTTTTTTAATTGTAGTAGCTGCCGTAATTGTTGGTCAAATTCCTTTTACAGCAGTAGCTATTTATAAAGCAATGGATAGCGGTAGTAATTTATTTGAAATGAATGAAGCCGAAATGATGTCTATTTTAGAGCCTAACTTAAACCTCTTTTTAATGCTCTTATCGTTTGCAGCTGGTTTGGTTGGCGTATTTTTTGCAGTAAGAATGCTTCATAAACAAACAATAACAAAACTTACCACGGCAAGACCTAAAATTGATTGGAAACGTTTTTGGTTCGCCTTTCTGTTTTGGGGAATACTCTCTACAGGGATGACGCTTTTAGATTATTTCTATTTATCTCCAGACAATTATGTGCTTAATTTTCAATTAGTCCCATTTCTTATTTTATGCGTGATTGCTATTATCATGATTCCGTTGCAAACAAGTTTTGAAGAATACTTATTTAGAGGATACTTAATGCAAGGATTAGGGGTTTTAACCAAAACTAAATGGGTGCCATTACTTACAACCTCCTTGGTATTTGGTTTATTACACATAGCCAATCCCGAAGTGAAGCAGCTAGGCTATATTATTATGATATATTATATAGGAACAGGATTATTTTTAGGTATTATGACCTTAATGGACGATGGTTTAGAGCTTGCGTTAGGTTTTCATGCTGCCAACAACTTATTTACGGCTTTATTAGTAACAGCCGATTGGACAGCGTTTCAAACGTACTCGGTGTTAAAAGATACCTCGCAGCCTACAACAGCTGGATTTATAGATGTATTTATGCCTGTGTTTATTTTATTTCCAATCCTGCTTTTCATTTTTGCTAAAAAGTATAAATGGACCAATTGGAAAGATAAACTTTGGGGTAGCGTAGAAGCTCCAAAACAGCAAGATGAAACCACCACAACATTATAA
- a CDS encoding Rrf2 family transcriptional regulator, with protein sequence MFSKACEYGIKAAIYIAAKSNEGKRVSLKGIAKHINSPEAFTAKILQILARENIVTSVRGINGGFEIEPSKLETIFLSDIVKAIDDDDIYKGCGIGLKECNELHPCPIHNDFKKVRNSLRDLLETTNLKQLALNVHSGNSFLRV encoded by the coding sequence ATGTTTTCAAAAGCTTGTGAATATGGTATTAAAGCAGCAATTTATATTGCCGCTAAGTCTAACGAAGGTAAACGTGTTAGCCTAAAAGGTATTGCAAAACATATTAATTCACCCGAAGCTTTTACCGCAAAAATTCTCCAAATACTTGCTCGAGAAAATATAGTTACTTCTGTAAGAGGTATTAATGGTGGATTTGAAATTGAACCTTCTAAATTAGAAACTATTTTTTTATCTGATATAGTTAAAGCTATTGATGATGATGACATTTACAAAGGTTGTGGGATTGGTTTAAAAGAATGTAATGAACTCCACCCTTGCCCTATTCATAACGACTTTAAAAAAGTTAGAAATAGTTTAAGAGACTTGTTAGAGACAACAAATTTGAAGCAATTAGCTTTAAACGTGCATTCTGGCAACTCTTTTTTGCGTGTTTAA
- a CDS encoding DoxX family protein: METIKFLNKWANAHTYYPLDLIRIALGVFLFIKGINFMANSQMLVDLINPIQNWAGGMLAIHYVAPAHLIGGALIAFGLLTRWAIAAQLPILIGAVLINFVGDMHMTSLIMASITLIACVFFLVYGSGKHSCDYYFKMQQ, from the coding sequence ATGGAAACGATAAAATTTTTAAACAAATGGGCTAATGCACATACGTATTATCCATTAGATCTTATTAGAATTGCCTTAGGTGTGTTTTTATTTATAAAAGGCATTAATTTTATGGCCAATAGCCAAATGCTAGTCGATTTAATCAACCCCATTCAAAATTGGGCTGGTGGTATGCTGGCCATTCATTATGTGGCTCCAGCACATCTTATTGGTGGCGCTTTGATAGCCTTTGGCTTGTTGACACGTTGGGCAATAGCCGCTCAGTTACCTATTTTGATTGGAGCTGTTCTAATAAACTTTGTAGGTGACATGCACATGACTAGCTTAATTATGGCTAGTATTACTTTAATAGCTTGTGTATTTTTCCTAGTCTACGGATCAGGAAAGCACTCATGTGACTATTACTTTAAAATGCAGCAATAA
- the ric gene encoding iron-sulfur cluster repair di-iron protein, with translation METLQKDTTKQIGSYVANDYRTAAVFSKYGIDFCCKGHRTIQEVCEKKDIDSNVLLDDLNAIMTSHSGESIDYKSWPLDLLADYIEKKHHRYVEEKIPVLKQFLAKLCKVHGSRHPELFEINELFTASAGELAAHMKKEELILFPFVKKMVKATMSGQPIKVPGFGTVENPIATMMEEHDNEGERFRKIAELTNNYNPPADACNTYRVTFAMLNEFEQDLHLHIHLENNILFPEATKLEGRFS, from the coding sequence ATGGAAACCTTACAAAAAGACACAACAAAACAAATAGGAAGTTATGTCGCCAACGATTACAGAACGGCTGCTGTATTCTCAAAATACGGTATCGATTTTTGCTGCAAAGGTCATAGAACCATCCAAGAGGTTTGTGAAAAGAAAGACATTGATTCCAATGTATTGCTGGATGACTTAAACGCTATTATGACTTCACATTCTGGCGAAAGTATAGATTACAAATCTTGGCCCTTAGATCTACTTGCCGATTATATAGAAAAAAAGCATCATCGCTATGTCGAGGAAAAAATTCCAGTACTAAAACAGTTTTTAGCTAAACTATGTAAAGTACACGGAAGTCGACACCCAGAATTGTTTGAAATCAACGAACTTTTTACGGCATCAGCTGGCGAACTAGCTGCACATATGAAAAAAGAAGAGCTCATCCTCTTCCCGTTTGTAAAAAAAATGGTGAAAGCCACAATGTCTGGGCAACCTATTAAAGTTCCAGGTTTTGGAACCGTAGAAAATCCCATCGCAACCATGATGGAAGAGCACGATAACGAAGGTGAGCGTTTTAGAAAAATAGCAGAACTCACTAATAACTACAATCCGCCAGCAGATGCCTGCAACACCTATCGTGTGACTTTTGCCATGCTTAACGAGTTTGAACAAGATTTACATTTACATATTCATTTAGAAAATAACATTCTATTTCCTGAAGCAACTAAATTAGAAGGCCGCTTTTCTTGA
- a CDS encoding MFS transporter: protein MNKALLSLAIGGFGIGLTEFVIMGILPDVAKAFDISIPDAGHFISAYALGVVIGAPILTTIGNKWSATRVLLLLMVWFTIFNTLSAFATGYYSFIILRFLSGLPHGAFFGIGAVVAGKLSKDGKEAQGIAIMFSGLTVANLLGVPLGTYLGKNFSWSISFLMVGLVGIVAVLGVKFWMPKLTQSTKTNFLSDFKIFKRLELWLIILLTTIGTGGFFAWYSYIAPLITDVAGYAESVVSYAMILAGLGMVIGNFLGAKLTEKYSPLNTVAIVLCMMALCLSLNTFLASNKILVLVMTFIIGIVSFAISTPIQMLIIKSAKGSETLGSSLNQSAFNIGNASGAYFAGLPIAMGYGYTAADWVGAAMACCGVFIALFILLLRKYKRLIVIFPRKKVFKKG from the coding sequence ATGAATAAAGCTTTACTATCATTGGCTATTGGAGGGTTTGGGATAGGATTAACAGAATTTGTTATTATGGGTATTTTACCTGATGTAGCTAAAGCTTTTGATATTAGTATTCCGGATGCTGGACATTTTATTTCTGCCTATGCTTTAGGTGTTGTTATTGGTGCGCCTATACTTACAACTATAGGTAATAAATGGTCTGCAACTAGAGTATTATTATTACTTATGGTCTGGTTTACAATTTTTAATACTTTATCTGCATTTGCTACGGGATATTATTCGTTTATAATTTTACGTTTTTTATCGGGTTTACCTCATGGAGCTTTTTTTGGTATTGGTGCTGTAGTTGCCGGAAAATTATCTAAAGACGGTAAAGAAGCGCAAGGGATTGCTATTATGTTTAGCGGATTAACTGTTGCAAACCTTTTAGGTGTACCTTTAGGAACTTATTTAGGTAAAAATTTTAGTTGGAGTATTTCTTTTTTAATGGTAGGTTTAGTTGGTATAGTTGCGGTTTTAGGTGTGAAATTCTGGATGCCTAAGTTAACACAATCAACAAAAACAAATTTTTTAAGTGATTTTAAAATTTTTAAACGATTGGAGTTATGGCTTATTATATTACTTACAACTATTGGTACTGGTGGTTTTTTCGCATGGTATAGTTATATAGCTCCTTTAATTACTGATGTTGCAGGATATGCTGAAAGTGTGGTGTCTTATGCTATGATATTAGCTGGATTAGGTATGGTTATTGGAAACTTTTTAGGGGCAAAACTCACAGAAAAATACTCGCCATTAAACACTGTTGCAATAGTATTATGTATGATGGCTTTATGTCTTTCTTTAAATACCTTTTTAGCATCAAACAAAATACTCGTTTTAGTTATGACATTTATAATTGGTATTGTATCGTTTGCTATATCCACCCCTATACAAATGCTTATTATAAAATCAGCTAAAGGTTCTGAAACATTAGGATCATCTCTTAATCAAAGTGCTTTTAATATTGGTAATGCATCAGGGGCTTATTTTGCAGGACTTCCTATTGCTATGGGATACGGATACACTGCTGCAGATTGGGTTGGTGCTGCTATGGCCTGCTGTGGTGTTTTTATTGCATTATTCATACTCCTATTAAGAAAATACAAACGATTAATTGTCATATTTCCAAGAAAAAAGGTGTTTAAAAAAGGATAA
- a CDS encoding AMP-binding protein: METFKQIHHKFKLNGIHFSFEELKEVSYSFIKEGEDFEKQIGHFLLEWLDNNPFLNLKTSGSTGNPKLIKINKQAMVNSALATGDFFNLSPGKSALLCLPASYIAGKMMLVRAMVLGLDITLINPKIVLNINTKKSFDFCAMIPMQVEKNLSKLDNIKTLIVGGAVVSNQLAEKMQSLKSHVYATYGMTETVSHIALKKLNHTREKTYYKLLPDVTIAQDDRDCLIIEAPKLTKGKVATNDIVKLYKNNTFQWLGRFDNVINSGGVKLIPEQIEAKLQQHIPERFFITSLPDDSLGEKLILVIEGNNKPMPESIYKTLDKFEHPKDVYFIDKFIETTSGKVQREQTLKLIN, from the coding sequence TTGGAAACATTTAAACAAATTCATCACAAATTCAAATTAAACGGAATACACTTTTCGTTTGAAGAACTTAAAGAAGTCTCCTATAGTTTTATTAAAGAAGGGGAGGATTTTGAAAAACAAATAGGGCACTTTTTATTAGAATGGTTAGATAACAATCCATTTCTTAATTTAAAGACATCTGGTTCTACAGGCAACCCAAAGCTTATTAAAATAAATAAGCAAGCTATGGTTAATTCAGCTTTAGCAACGGGAGATTTTTTTAATTTGTCTCCTGGAAAATCAGCCTTACTTTGTTTGCCCGCTAGTTATATTGCTGGGAAGATGATGTTGGTAAGAGCCATGGTTTTAGGCTTAGATATAACATTAATAAACCCTAAAATAGTACTTAACATTAATACTAAAAAAAGCTTTGATTTTTGTGCCATGATTCCCATGCAAGTTGAGAAAAACTTGAGTAAACTAGACAATATAAAAACACTAATTGTAGGCGGAGCTGTAGTTTCAAATCAATTAGCTGAAAAAATGCAATCACTTAAATCGCATGTTTATGCTACTTATGGCATGACAGAAACAGTTAGCCATATTGCGCTTAAAAAGTTAAATCATACTAGAGAAAAAACATACTATAAGCTTTTACCAGATGTAACTATTGCACAAGATGACAGAGATTGTTTAATAATTGAAGCGCCTAAACTAACTAAAGGTAAAGTAGCTACTAACGATATTGTTAAGCTTTATAAAAACAATACATTCCAATGGTTAGGTCGTTTTGATAATGTAATCAACTCTGGAGGCGTTAAACTTATCCCAGAACAAATAGAAGCTAAACTACAACAGCATATACCAGAGCGATTTTTTATAACTTCACTTCCCGATGATAGCTTGGGTGAAAAGTTAATTTTAGTTATAGAAGGGAATAACAAACCAATGCCAGAGTCTATATATAAAACATTAGACAAGTTTGAACACCCTAAAGACGTTTATTTTATAGATAAGTTTATCGAAACAACTTCAGGCAAAGTTCAGCGAGAACAAACTTTAAAACTAATAAACTAA
- the ettA gene encoding energy-dependent translational throttle protein EttA — MSDDKKVIFSMSGVTKTFQSANTPVLKNIYLSFFYGAKIGILGLNGSGKSTLLKIIAGVDKNYQGDVVFSPGYSVGYLEQEPKLDDEKTVLEIVKEGAAETVAILDEYNKINDMFGLEEVYSDPDKMEKLMNRQAELQDKIDASNAWELDTKLEIAMDALRTPEGDKKIGVLSGGERRRVALCRLLLQEPDILLLDEPTNHLDAESVHWLEHHLAQYKGTVIAVTHDRYFLDNVAGWILELDRGEGIPWKGNYSSWLDQKSKRMAQEQKAASKRQKTLERELEWVKMAPKGRQAKQKARLNNYDKLMSQDQKQLDEKLEIYIPNGPRLGTNVIEAKGVSKAYGDKLLYEDLNFKLPQAGIVGVIGPNGAGKTTIFRMIMGEETPDKGEFEVGETAKIAYVDQSHSNIDPEKTIWQNFSDEQELVMMGSRQVNSRAYLSRFNFSGSEQNKKVSLLSGGERNRLHLAMTLKEEGNVLLLDEPTNDLDVNTLRALEEGLENFAGCAVVISHDRWFLDRICTHILAFEGDSQVYFFEGSFSDYEENKKKRLGGDIMPKRIKYKKLIR, encoded by the coding sequence ATGAGTGACGATAAAAAAGTAATTTTTTCAATGTCTGGGGTTACCAAGACATTTCAAAGTGCTAATACACCAGTGCTTAAAAATATATATTTAAGTTTCTTTTATGGGGCTAAAATTGGTATTCTAGGTTTAAATGGTTCTGGTAAGTCTACGCTGTTAAAAATTATCGCAGGAGTCGATAAAAACTATCAAGGCGATGTGGTATTTTCACCAGGATATTCTGTAGGTTATTTAGAACAAGAACCAAAATTAGACGATGAAAAAACTGTCTTAGAAATTGTAAAAGAAGGCGCTGCAGAAACTGTTGCTATCCTTGATGAATACAACAAAATAAACGATATGTTTGGTTTAGAGGAAGTATATAGCGATCCAGATAAAATGGAAAAGCTTATGAATCGTCAAGCCGAACTTCAGGATAAAATTGACGCCTCCAATGCTTGGGAATTAGACACCAAGTTGGAAATAGCTATGGATGCACTTCGTACACCTGAAGGTGATAAAAAAATAGGCGTGCTTTCTGGTGGTGAGCGTCGTCGTGTAGCACTTTGTCGTTTATTATTACAAGAACCAGATATTCTACTCTTAGATGAGCCTACTAACCATTTAGATGCCGAATCGGTACATTGGTTAGAACATCATTTAGCACAATATAAAGGCACTGTTATTGCCGTAACGCACGATCGTTATTTTCTAGACAATGTTGCTGGTTGGATTTTAGAGTTAGATAGAGGTGAAGGCATTCCTTGGAAAGGAAACTATTCTTCATGGCTAGATCAAAAGTCTAAGCGTATGGCACAAGAACAAAAAGCTGCCTCTAAGCGTCAAAAAACATTAGAACGCGAGTTAGAATGGGTAAAAATGGCTCCAAAAGGACGTCAAGCAAAACAAAAAGCTCGTTTAAATAACTATGATAAGTTAATGAGTCAAGACCAAAAACAACTTGACGAAAAGCTTGAAATTTATATTCCTAACGGCCCACGTTTAGGAACCAATGTAATAGAAGCCAAAGGAGTAAGCAAGGCCTATGGCGACAAATTACTTTATGAAGATTTAAACTTTAAACTTCCACAAGCAGGAATAGTAGGAGTTATTGGACCTAACGGTGCAGGAAAAACAACCATTTTTAGAATGATTATGGGAGAAGAAACTCCAGATAAAGGTGAGTTTGAAGTAGGCGAAACAGCTAAAATTGCTTATGTAGATCAAAGTCATTCAAATATAGATCCCGAAAAAACTATTTGGCAAAACTTTAGTGACGAACAAGAATTAGTCATGATGGGAAGCAGGCAAGTAAACTCTAGAGCCTATTTAAGTCGATTTAATTTTTCTGGAAGTGAACAAAACAAAAAAGTTTCCTTACTATCGGGAGGTGAACGAAACCGTTTACACTTAGCCATGACACTAAAAGAAGAAGGCAACGTCTTATTATTGGATGAGCCTACTAACGATTTAGATGTTAATACACTTCGTGCTTTAGAAGAAGGTTTAGAAAACTTTGCAGGATGTGCTGTAGTCATCTCTCACGACCGTTGGTTTTTAGACCGTATTTGTACACATATATTAGCTTTCGAAGGTGATAGCCAAGTGTATTTCTTTGAAGGTAGCTTTAGCGATTACGAAGAAAATAAAAAGAAACGATTAGGCGGCGATATTATGCCTAAACGAATTAAGTACAAAAAGTTAATTAGATAG
- a CDS encoding carboxyl transferase domain-containing protein codes for MDLNFNKNEDHNKLLVSELKKRLAKVKLGGGEKRIEKHHAKGKMTARERIDYLLDNKAHSIEIGAFAGDDMYEEHGGCPSGGVVVKIGYIKGKQCIVVANDATVKAGAWFPITGKKNLRAQELAIENKLPIIYLVDSAGVYLPMQDEIFPDKEHFGRIFRNNAVMSSMGITQIAAVMGSCVAGGAYLPIMSDEALIVDKTGSIFLAGSYLVKAAIGESIDNETLGGATTHSEISGVTDYKAKDDKDALDKIKNIIDKIGDFDKAGFNRTKAAKPKENQDDIYGILPKSRADQYDMYEIIKRLVDNSEYEEYKAGYGKTIITCYARIDGWAVGIVANQRHIVKTKGAKTKPAEMQFGGVIYNDSADKATRFIANCNQKKIPLVFLQDVTGFMVGSKSEHSGIIKDGAKMVNAVSNSVVPKFTVVIGNSYGAGNYAMCGKAYDPRLIFAWPSAELAVMSGKSAAKVLLQIEKASLEKQGEKITKEKEDELYNKIKARYDNQVSPYYAAARLWTDAVIDPLDTRTWISMGIEAANHAPIEKQFNMGVLQV; via the coding sequence ATGGATTTAAACTTCAACAAGAACGAAGATCACAATAAATTATTGGTTTCTGAACTTAAGAAACGACTAGCAAAAGTAAAACTTGGTGGTGGCGAGAAACGCATTGAAAAACACCACGCAAAAGGCAAAATGACTGCCAGAGAACGTATTGATTATTTATTGGACAACAAAGCCCATAGTATTGAAATTGGAGCTTTTGCTGGTGATGATATGTATGAAGAACACGGCGGTTGCCCATCTGGTGGCGTGGTTGTGAAAATTGGTTACATAAAAGGCAAACAATGTATTGTAGTAGCTAACGATGCTACCGTAAAAGCAGGAGCTTGGTTTCCTATTACCGGCAAAAAGAATTTACGGGCTCAGGAACTAGCCATTGAAAACAAGCTCCCTATCATTTATCTGGTAGATTCTGCTGGAGTGTATTTACCAATGCAAGATGAAATTTTTCCAGATAAAGAGCATTTTGGTCGTATTTTTAGAAACAATGCTGTGATGAGCAGTATGGGTATTACTCAAATTGCTGCCGTTATGGGAAGCTGTGTTGCTGGTGGTGCTTATTTGCCCATAATGAGTGATGAAGCTTTGATTGTTGATAAAACAGGGAGCATTTTTTTAGCAGGTAGTTATTTAGTAAAAGCTGCTATTGGTGAAAGTATAGATAATGAAACCTTGGGTGGCGCTACGACACATAGTGAAATTAGCGGTGTTACCGATTATAAAGCTAAAGACGATAAAGATGCTTTAGATAAAATAAAAAACATTATTGATAAGATTGGTGATTTTGATAAAGCTGGTTTTAACAGAACTAAAGCGGCAAAACCCAAAGAAAACCAAGATGATATTTATGGTATTTTACCAAAAAGCCGTGCCGATCAGTACGATATGTATGAGATTATAAAGCGTCTTGTGGATAACAGCGAATATGAAGAATACAAAGCGGGTTACGGTAAAACTATTATTACCTGCTATGCTAGAATAGATGGATGGGCTGTTGGTATTGTGGCTAACCAACGTCATATTGTAAAAACCAAAGGCGCCAAAACTAAACCTGCCGAAATGCAGTTTGGTGGGGTGATTTACAACGATTCTGCCGATAAGGCTACACGATTTATTGCTAATTGTAATCAGAAGAAAATTCCGTTGGTATTTTTACAAGACGTTACGGGGTTTATGGTAGGTAGTAAAAGTGAGCATTCAGGTATTATTAAAGATGGTGCTAAAATGGTAAATGCCGTTAGTAATTCGGTAGTACCAAAGTTTACTGTAGTTATTGGTAATAGCTATGGTGCCGGAAATTATGCTATGTGTGGTAAGGCTTACGATCCACGATTAATTTTTGCTTGGCCAAGTGCCGAACTTGCTGTAATGAGCGGAAAAAGTGCTGCTAAAGTATTACTTCAAATTGAAAAAGCTTCTTTGGAAAAGCAAGGTGAAAAAATCACGAAAGAAAAAGAAGACGAACTTTATAATAAGATAAAAGCACGTTACGATAATCAGGTGTCTCCTTATTATGCCGCCGCACGATTATGGACAGACGCTGTTATTGATCCATTAGATACTAGAACATGGATAAGTATGGGGATTGAAGCTGCTAACCACGCTCCTATTGAAAAACAATTTAATATGGGTGTGCTACAAGTGTAG
- a CDS encoding GNAT family N-acetyltransferase: protein MEILHDSDNKKGVFYIKKDKHRIAEMTYVFAGPSKIIIDHTEVDSSLKGQGVGYKLIEETVQFARKNNLKITPLCPFAAAVFKKKADDYNDVKA from the coding sequence ATGGAGATTTTACACGATAGCGACAATAAAAAAGGTGTTTTTTACATTAAAAAAGACAAGCACCGCATTGCAGAAATGACCTATGTATTTGCTGGGCCGTCAAAAATAATTATCGACCATACAGAGGTCGATTCTAGTTTAAAAGGTCAAGGTGTTGGTTACAAACTGATTGAAGAAACAGTACAATTTGCCAGAAAAAATAATTTGAAAATCACACCGCTTTGTCCCTTTGCTGCAGCTGTTTTCAAAAAGAAAGCAGATGATTATAACGATGTAAAAGCATAA
- a CDS encoding CAL67264 family membrane protein, with product MAMNKNTVLAWATWIMIIVGLSLIALGAFRYDDVAGWGFAAVGIGFFAIAWVFNALKGRV from the coding sequence ATGGCAATGAATAAAAACACCGTGTTAGCTTGGGCAACATGGATTATGATAATAGTAGGATTAAGTTTAATAGCATTGGGTGCTTTCAGATATGACGATGTCGCTGGCTGGGGATTTGCTGCTGTAGGCATAGGTTTCTTTGCCATTGCATGGGTTTTTAACGCTTTAAAAGGGCGTGTTTAA
- a CDS encoding NAD(P)H-dependent oxidoreductase produces the protein MKHIIAFAGSNSKTSINKQLATYAANLVDNVKAEVLDLNDFDVPLFSVDLETSMDGQPENAHKLLNKIKAADGIIISLAEHNGAYSAVFKNMFDWMSRIESKTFFGKPMLLMATSPGARGGQSVLTIAEDRFPRHNANIVGVFSLPKFKDNFSEGKINDKELNNQLIAELDKFKNAL, from the coding sequence ATGAAACATATAATTGCCTTTGCGGGGAGCAACAGTAAAACATCCATTAATAAACAATTAGCAACTTATGCAGCAAATTTGGTGGACAATGTTAAAGCAGAAGTCCTGGACTTGAACGATTTTGATGTGCCATTGTTTAGTGTTGATCTAGAGACAAGTATGGATGGTCAACCTGAAAATGCACATAAACTATTAAACAAAATTAAAGCAGCCGATGGCATAATAATTTCTTTGGCAGAGCACAACGGCGCTTATTCTGCAGTATTTAAAAATATGTTTGATTGGATGTCTAGAATAGAATCAAAGACTTTCTTTGGTAAACCAATGTTGCTTATGGCAACATCGCCAGGAGCTAGAGGAGGCCAATCGGTGTTAACCATTGCAGAAGATCGCTTCCCAAGACATAATGCCAATATTGTTGGTGTATTTTCACTCCCAAAATTCAAAGACAACTTTTCTGAAGGTAAGATAAATGATAAAGAACTTAATAATCAGTTAATAGCTGAACTTGATAAATTCAAAAACGCACTATAA
- a CDS encoding pirin family protein, whose translation MKTIIHKADTRGFANHGWLQANHSFSFAGWFNPERIHFGALRVLNDDTIAPKMGFGTHPHDNMEIITIPLKGVLKHRDNMQSDWQQVLPGEVQVMSAGTGVQHSEINGSADEYLSLFQIWVIPEKQGVTPRYDQKQFKTEDRQGKLQTLVSSFNDAEAGSLKIHQDARLSRIDLEEGQTFTYNLKSDNHGVYIMTISGAIEINNNSLESRDAMGVYETKAFTIKANKNSELLFIEVPMITL comes from the coding sequence ATGAAAACTATAATACATAAAGCAGATACAAGAGGATTTGCAAACCACGGATGGTTACAAGCTAATCATTCGTTTAGTTTTGCTGGCTGGTTCAATCCAGAGCGTATTCATTTTGGCGCATTACGCGTATTAAATGATGATACTATTGCTCCAAAAATGGGATTTGGAACACATCCGCACGACAATATGGAAATCATTACCATTCCGCTTAAAGGCGTGTTAAAACATCGTGATAATATGCAAAGTGATTGGCAACAAGTTTTGCCAGGCGAAGTGCAAGTAATGAGCGCTGGAACAGGTGTGCAACACTCTGAGATTAATGGCTCGGCAGATGAATACTTGAGTTTGTTTCAAATTTGGGTTATACCAGAAAAGCAAGGCGTAACACCACGTTATGACCAAAAACAATTTAAAACAGAGGACAGACAAGGCAAACTACAAACACTAGTAAGCTCGTTTAATGATGCCGAAGCTGGTAGTTTAAAAATCCATCAAGATGCTAGATTATCTCGTATTGATTTGGAAGAAGGACAAACATTTACCTATAATCTTAAAAGTGATAATCACGGGGTTTATATAATGACTATTTCTGGAGCAATTGAAATAAACAACAATTCATTAGAGTCTAGAGATGCTATGGGTGTTTATGAAACTAAAGCATTTACCATTAAAGCAAATAAAAACTCAGAATTGCTGTTTATTGAGGTTCCTATGATAACATTATAA